One window of Erinaceus europaeus chromosome 6, mEriEur2.1, whole genome shotgun sequence genomic DNA carries:
- the TBX3 gene encoding T-box transcription factor TBX3 isoform X1, whose protein sequence is MSLSMRDPVIPGTSMAYHPFLPHRAPDFAMSAVLGHQPPFFPALTLPPNGAAALSLPGALAKPIMDQLVGAADSGIPFSSLGPQAHLRPLKTMEPEEEVEDDPKVHLEAKELWDQFHKRGTEMVITKSGRRMFPPFKVRCSGLDKKAKYILLMDIIAADDCRYKFHNSRWMVAGKADPEMPKRMYIHPDSPATGEQWMSKVVTFHKLKLTNNISDKHGFTLAFPSDHATWQGNYSFGTQTILNSMHKYQPRFHIVRANDILKLPYSTFRTYLFPETEFIAVTAYQNDKITQLKIDNNPFAKGFRDTGNGRREKRKQLTLQSMRVFEDRHKKENGTSDESSSEQAAFSCFAPSSSPAVSTVGTSNLKADLCPSEGESDTEADSKEEAGPEACDTAKITTTTSEEPGRDKGSPAAAKVHLFAAEPSGRPRDSGRPDKASPDSRHSPATISSSTRGPAPEEHRSPGAPKADEPRPPPAKEAFAPLSVHTDPTAAAHLAQGPLPGLGFTPGLAGQQFFNGHPLFLHPSQFAMGGAFSSMAAAGMGPLLATVTGASTGVSGLDSTAMASAAAAQGLSGPSAATLPFHLQQHVLASQGLAMSPFGSLFPYPYTYMAAAAAASSAAASSSVHRHPFLNLSSMRPRLRYSPYSIPMPLPDGSSLLTTALPSMATGPLDAKAATLATSPASVALDSGSELNSRSSTLSSSSLSLSPKLCPDKEAASSELQSIQRLVSGLEAKPDTARSGSP, encoded by the exons ATGAGTCTCTCCATGAGAGATCCGGTCATTCCTGGGACGAGCATGGCCTACCATCCCTTCCTACCTCACCGGGCGCCGGACTTCGCCATGAGCGCCGTGCTGGGCCACCAGCCGCCCTTCTTCCCGGCCCTCACGCTGCCTCCCAACGGCGCCGCGGCTCTCTCCCTGCCGGGCGCCCTGGCCAAGCCCATCATGGACCAGCTGGTGGGGGCCGCGGACAGCGggatccccttctcttctctgggGCCACAGGCTCATCTGCGGCCTCTCAAGACCATGGAACCCGAGGAAGAAGTGGAGGACGACCCCAAAGTGCATCTCGAGGCCAAAGAACTCTGGGATCAGTTTCACAAAAGGGGCACAGAGATGGTCATTACCAAGTCTGGGAG GCGAATGTTCCCTCCATTTAAAGTAAGATGTTCTGGGCTGGATAAAAAAGCCAAGTATATTTTGTTGATGGACATTATAGCAGCGGATGACTGCCGATATAAATTCCACAATTCTCGGTGGATGGTGGCGGGTAAGGCCGACCCTGAAATGCCAAAGAGAATGTACATCCACCCGGACAGCCCAGCCACCGGGGAGCAGTGGATGTCAAAAGTTGTCACTTTCCACAAACTGAAACTCACCAACAATATTTCCGACAAACACGGATTT ACTTTGGCCTTCCCAAGTGATCACGCAACGTGGCAGGGGAATTATAGTTTTGGTACTCAG ACTATCTTGAACTCCATGCACAAGTACCAGCCTCGGTTCCACATCGTGCGGGCCAATGACATCTTGAAACTCCCTTATAGTACGTTTCGGACATACTTGTTTCCCGAAACCGAATTCATCGCTGTGACGGCATACCAGAATGATAAG ATCACGCAGTTGAAAATTGACAACAACCCTTTTGCCAAAGGTTTCCGGGACACTGGCAATGGCAGGAGAGAAAAAAG AAAGCAGCTCACCCTGCAGTCCATGAGGGTGTTTGAAGACAGGCACAAGAAGGAGAATGGTACCTCTGATGAGTCCTCCAGCGAACAGGCGGCTTTCAGCTGCTTTGCCCCGTCCTCATCCCCAGCCGTCTCCACCGTGGGCACCTCCAACCTCAAAG cAGATCTGTGTCCCAGCGAAGGGGAGAGCGACACGGAGGCTGACAGCAAAGAGGAGGCGGGCCCCGAAGCCTGCGACACTGCCAAGATCACCACCACCACGTCGGAGGAGCCGGGCCGCGACAAAGGCAGCCCCGCGGCGGCCAAGGTGCACCTGTTCGCGGCCGAGCCCAGCGGCCGGCCCCGGGACAGCGGCCGGCCGGACAAGGCGTCCCCGGACTCCCGCCACAGCCCGGCCACCATCTCGTCCAGCACCCGCGGGCCGGCCCCCGAGGAGCACAGGAGCCCCGGGGCGCCCAAGGCGGATGAGCCGCGCCCCCCGCCGGCCAAGGAGGCCTTTGCGCCGCTGTCAGTGCACACGGACCCCACAGCTGCAGCGcacctggcccagggccccctaCCCGGCCTGGGCTTCACCCCTGGCCTGGCCGGGCAGCAGTTCTTCAACGGCCACCCACTCTTCCTGCACCCCAGCCAGTTTGCCATGGGAGGAGCCTTCTCCAGCATGGCTGCTGCTGGCATGGGGCCCCTGCTGGCCACAGTGACTGGGGCGTCTACCGGTGTCTCGGGCCTGGACTCCACGGCCATGGCCTCGGCAGCAGCCGCCCAGGGACTGTCGGGGCCATCGGCGGCCACCCTGCCCTTCCACCTGCAGCAGCATGTCTTGGCCTCCCAG ggcctgGCCATGTCACCTTTTGGAAGCCTGTTCCCGTACCCCTACACTTACATGGCTGCCGCTGCGGCTGCCTCCTCGGCTGCGGCCTCCAGCTCGGTGCACCGCCACCCCTTCCTCAACCTGAGCTCCATGCGCCCAAGGCTTCGCTACAGCCCCTACTCCATCCCCATGCCCCTGCCCGACGGCAGCAGCTTGCTCACCACCGCCCTGCCCTCCATGGCCACGGGGCCCCTGGACGCCAAAGCCGCCACCCTGGCCACCAGCCCGGCCTCCGTGGCTCTGGACTCGGGCTCGGAACTCAACAGCCGCTCCTCCACGCTGTCCTCCAGCTCCCTGTCCTTGTCGCCCAAACTCTGCCCCGACAAGGAGGCGGCCAGCAGCGAACTACAGAGCATCCAGCGGCTAGTCAGTGGCCTGGAGGCCAAGCCGGACACGGCCCGCAGTGGCTCCCCCTAG
- the TBX3 gene encoding T-box transcription factor TBX3 isoform X4 — protein sequence MSLSMRDPVIPGTSMAYHPFLPHRAPDFAMSAVLGHQPPFFPALTLPPNGAAALSLPGALAKPIMDQLVGAADSGIPFSSLGPQAHLRPLKTMEPEEEVEDDPKVHLEAKELWDQFHKRGTEMVITKSGRRMFPPFKVRCSGLDKKAKYILLMDIIAADDCRYKFHNSRWMVAGKADPEMPKRMYIHPDSPATGEQWMSKVVTFHKLKLTNNISDKHGFTILNSMHKYQPRFHIVRANDILKLPYSTFRTYLFPETEFIAVTAYQNDKITQLKIDNNPFAKGFRDTGNGRREKRKQLTLQSMRVFEDRHKKENGTSDESSSEQAAFSCFAPSSSPAVSTVGTSNLKDLCPSEGESDTEADSKEEAGPEACDTAKITTTTSEEPGRDKGSPAAAKVHLFAAEPSGRPRDSGRPDKASPDSRHSPATISSSTRGPAPEEHRSPGAPKADEPRPPPAKEAFAPLSVHTDPTAAAHLAQGPLPGLGFTPGLAGQQFFNGHPLFLHPSQFAMGGAFSSMAAAGMGPLLATVTGASTGVSGLDSTAMASAAAAQGLSGPSAATLPFHLQQHVLASQGLAMSPFGSLFPYPYTYMAAAAAASSAAASSSVHRHPFLNLSSMRPRLRYSPYSIPMPLPDGSSLLTTALPSMATGPLDAKAATLATSPASVALDSGSELNSRSSTLSSSSLSLSPKLCPDKEAASSELQSIQRLVSGLEAKPDTARSGSP from the exons ATGAGTCTCTCCATGAGAGATCCGGTCATTCCTGGGACGAGCATGGCCTACCATCCCTTCCTACCTCACCGGGCGCCGGACTTCGCCATGAGCGCCGTGCTGGGCCACCAGCCGCCCTTCTTCCCGGCCCTCACGCTGCCTCCCAACGGCGCCGCGGCTCTCTCCCTGCCGGGCGCCCTGGCCAAGCCCATCATGGACCAGCTGGTGGGGGCCGCGGACAGCGggatccccttctcttctctgggGCCACAGGCTCATCTGCGGCCTCTCAAGACCATGGAACCCGAGGAAGAAGTGGAGGACGACCCCAAAGTGCATCTCGAGGCCAAAGAACTCTGGGATCAGTTTCACAAAAGGGGCACAGAGATGGTCATTACCAAGTCTGGGAG GCGAATGTTCCCTCCATTTAAAGTAAGATGTTCTGGGCTGGATAAAAAAGCCAAGTATATTTTGTTGATGGACATTATAGCAGCGGATGACTGCCGATATAAATTCCACAATTCTCGGTGGATGGTGGCGGGTAAGGCCGACCCTGAAATGCCAAAGAGAATGTACATCCACCCGGACAGCCCAGCCACCGGGGAGCAGTGGATGTCAAAAGTTGTCACTTTCCACAAACTGAAACTCACCAACAATATTTCCGACAAACACGGATTT ACTATCTTGAACTCCATGCACAAGTACCAGCCTCGGTTCCACATCGTGCGGGCCAATGACATCTTGAAACTCCCTTATAGTACGTTTCGGACATACTTGTTTCCCGAAACCGAATTCATCGCTGTGACGGCATACCAGAATGATAAG ATCACGCAGTTGAAAATTGACAACAACCCTTTTGCCAAAGGTTTCCGGGACACTGGCAATGGCAGGAGAGAAAAAAG AAAGCAGCTCACCCTGCAGTCCATGAGGGTGTTTGAAGACAGGCACAAGAAGGAGAATGGTACCTCTGATGAGTCCTCCAGCGAACAGGCGGCTTTCAGCTGCTTTGCCCCGTCCTCATCCCCAGCCGTCTCCACCGTGGGCACCTCCAACCTCAAAG ATCTGTGTCCCAGCGAAGGGGAGAGCGACACGGAGGCTGACAGCAAAGAGGAGGCGGGCCCCGAAGCCTGCGACACTGCCAAGATCACCACCACCACGTCGGAGGAGCCGGGCCGCGACAAAGGCAGCCCCGCGGCGGCCAAGGTGCACCTGTTCGCGGCCGAGCCCAGCGGCCGGCCCCGGGACAGCGGCCGGCCGGACAAGGCGTCCCCGGACTCCCGCCACAGCCCGGCCACCATCTCGTCCAGCACCCGCGGGCCGGCCCCCGAGGAGCACAGGAGCCCCGGGGCGCCCAAGGCGGATGAGCCGCGCCCCCCGCCGGCCAAGGAGGCCTTTGCGCCGCTGTCAGTGCACACGGACCCCACAGCTGCAGCGcacctggcccagggccccctaCCCGGCCTGGGCTTCACCCCTGGCCTGGCCGGGCAGCAGTTCTTCAACGGCCACCCACTCTTCCTGCACCCCAGCCAGTTTGCCATGGGAGGAGCCTTCTCCAGCATGGCTGCTGCTGGCATGGGGCCCCTGCTGGCCACAGTGACTGGGGCGTCTACCGGTGTCTCGGGCCTGGACTCCACGGCCATGGCCTCGGCAGCAGCCGCCCAGGGACTGTCGGGGCCATCGGCGGCCACCCTGCCCTTCCACCTGCAGCAGCATGTCTTGGCCTCCCAG ggcctgGCCATGTCACCTTTTGGAAGCCTGTTCCCGTACCCCTACACTTACATGGCTGCCGCTGCGGCTGCCTCCTCGGCTGCGGCCTCCAGCTCGGTGCACCGCCACCCCTTCCTCAACCTGAGCTCCATGCGCCCAAGGCTTCGCTACAGCCCCTACTCCATCCCCATGCCCCTGCCCGACGGCAGCAGCTTGCTCACCACCGCCCTGCCCTCCATGGCCACGGGGCCCCTGGACGCCAAAGCCGCCACCCTGGCCACCAGCCCGGCCTCCGTGGCTCTGGACTCGGGCTCGGAACTCAACAGCCGCTCCTCCACGCTGTCCTCCAGCTCCCTGTCCTTGTCGCCCAAACTCTGCCCCGACAAGGAGGCGGCCAGCAGCGAACTACAGAGCATCCAGCGGCTAGTCAGTGGCCTGGAGGCCAAGCCGGACACGGCCCGCAGTGGCTCCCCCTAG
- the TBX3 gene encoding T-box transcription factor TBX3 isoform X3 has product MSLSMRDPVIPGTSMAYHPFLPHRAPDFAMSAVLGHQPPFFPALTLPPNGAAALSLPGALAKPIMDQLVGAADSGIPFSSLGPQAHLRPLKTMEPEEEVEDDPKVHLEAKELWDQFHKRGTEMVITKSGRRMFPPFKVRCSGLDKKAKYILLMDIIAADDCRYKFHNSRWMVAGKADPEMPKRMYIHPDSPATGEQWMSKVVTFHKLKLTNNISDKHGFTILNSMHKYQPRFHIVRANDILKLPYSTFRTYLFPETEFIAVTAYQNDKITQLKIDNNPFAKGFRDTGNGRREKRKQLTLQSMRVFEDRHKKENGTSDESSSEQAAFSCFAPSSSPAVSTVGTSNLKADLCPSEGESDTEADSKEEAGPEACDTAKITTTTSEEPGRDKGSPAAAKVHLFAAEPSGRPRDSGRPDKASPDSRHSPATISSSTRGPAPEEHRSPGAPKADEPRPPPAKEAFAPLSVHTDPTAAAHLAQGPLPGLGFTPGLAGQQFFNGHPLFLHPSQFAMGGAFSSMAAAGMGPLLATVTGASTGVSGLDSTAMASAAAAQGLSGPSAATLPFHLQQHVLASQGLAMSPFGSLFPYPYTYMAAAAAASSAAASSSVHRHPFLNLSSMRPRLRYSPYSIPMPLPDGSSLLTTALPSMATGPLDAKAATLATSPASVALDSGSELNSRSSTLSSSSLSLSPKLCPDKEAASSELQSIQRLVSGLEAKPDTARSGSP; this is encoded by the exons ATGAGTCTCTCCATGAGAGATCCGGTCATTCCTGGGACGAGCATGGCCTACCATCCCTTCCTACCTCACCGGGCGCCGGACTTCGCCATGAGCGCCGTGCTGGGCCACCAGCCGCCCTTCTTCCCGGCCCTCACGCTGCCTCCCAACGGCGCCGCGGCTCTCTCCCTGCCGGGCGCCCTGGCCAAGCCCATCATGGACCAGCTGGTGGGGGCCGCGGACAGCGggatccccttctcttctctgggGCCACAGGCTCATCTGCGGCCTCTCAAGACCATGGAACCCGAGGAAGAAGTGGAGGACGACCCCAAAGTGCATCTCGAGGCCAAAGAACTCTGGGATCAGTTTCACAAAAGGGGCACAGAGATGGTCATTACCAAGTCTGGGAG GCGAATGTTCCCTCCATTTAAAGTAAGATGTTCTGGGCTGGATAAAAAAGCCAAGTATATTTTGTTGATGGACATTATAGCAGCGGATGACTGCCGATATAAATTCCACAATTCTCGGTGGATGGTGGCGGGTAAGGCCGACCCTGAAATGCCAAAGAGAATGTACATCCACCCGGACAGCCCAGCCACCGGGGAGCAGTGGATGTCAAAAGTTGTCACTTTCCACAAACTGAAACTCACCAACAATATTTCCGACAAACACGGATTT ACTATCTTGAACTCCATGCACAAGTACCAGCCTCGGTTCCACATCGTGCGGGCCAATGACATCTTGAAACTCCCTTATAGTACGTTTCGGACATACTTGTTTCCCGAAACCGAATTCATCGCTGTGACGGCATACCAGAATGATAAG ATCACGCAGTTGAAAATTGACAACAACCCTTTTGCCAAAGGTTTCCGGGACACTGGCAATGGCAGGAGAGAAAAAAG AAAGCAGCTCACCCTGCAGTCCATGAGGGTGTTTGAAGACAGGCACAAGAAGGAGAATGGTACCTCTGATGAGTCCTCCAGCGAACAGGCGGCTTTCAGCTGCTTTGCCCCGTCCTCATCCCCAGCCGTCTCCACCGTGGGCACCTCCAACCTCAAAG cAGATCTGTGTCCCAGCGAAGGGGAGAGCGACACGGAGGCTGACAGCAAAGAGGAGGCGGGCCCCGAAGCCTGCGACACTGCCAAGATCACCACCACCACGTCGGAGGAGCCGGGCCGCGACAAAGGCAGCCCCGCGGCGGCCAAGGTGCACCTGTTCGCGGCCGAGCCCAGCGGCCGGCCCCGGGACAGCGGCCGGCCGGACAAGGCGTCCCCGGACTCCCGCCACAGCCCGGCCACCATCTCGTCCAGCACCCGCGGGCCGGCCCCCGAGGAGCACAGGAGCCCCGGGGCGCCCAAGGCGGATGAGCCGCGCCCCCCGCCGGCCAAGGAGGCCTTTGCGCCGCTGTCAGTGCACACGGACCCCACAGCTGCAGCGcacctggcccagggccccctaCCCGGCCTGGGCTTCACCCCTGGCCTGGCCGGGCAGCAGTTCTTCAACGGCCACCCACTCTTCCTGCACCCCAGCCAGTTTGCCATGGGAGGAGCCTTCTCCAGCATGGCTGCTGCTGGCATGGGGCCCCTGCTGGCCACAGTGACTGGGGCGTCTACCGGTGTCTCGGGCCTGGACTCCACGGCCATGGCCTCGGCAGCAGCCGCCCAGGGACTGTCGGGGCCATCGGCGGCCACCCTGCCCTTCCACCTGCAGCAGCATGTCTTGGCCTCCCAG ggcctgGCCATGTCACCTTTTGGAAGCCTGTTCCCGTACCCCTACACTTACATGGCTGCCGCTGCGGCTGCCTCCTCGGCTGCGGCCTCCAGCTCGGTGCACCGCCACCCCTTCCTCAACCTGAGCTCCATGCGCCCAAGGCTTCGCTACAGCCCCTACTCCATCCCCATGCCCCTGCCCGACGGCAGCAGCTTGCTCACCACCGCCCTGCCCTCCATGGCCACGGGGCCCCTGGACGCCAAAGCCGCCACCCTGGCCACCAGCCCGGCCTCCGTGGCTCTGGACTCGGGCTCGGAACTCAACAGCCGCTCCTCCACGCTGTCCTCCAGCTCCCTGTCCTTGTCGCCCAAACTCTGCCCCGACAAGGAGGCGGCCAGCAGCGAACTACAGAGCATCCAGCGGCTAGTCAGTGGCCTGGAGGCCAAGCCGGACACGGCCCGCAGTGGCTCCCCCTAG
- the TBX3 gene encoding T-box transcription factor TBX3 isoform X2, which produces MSLSMRDPVIPGTSMAYHPFLPHRAPDFAMSAVLGHQPPFFPALTLPPNGAAALSLPGALAKPIMDQLVGAADSGIPFSSLGPQAHLRPLKTMEPEEEVEDDPKVHLEAKELWDQFHKRGTEMVITKSGRRMFPPFKVRCSGLDKKAKYILLMDIIAADDCRYKFHNSRWMVAGKADPEMPKRMYIHPDSPATGEQWMSKVVTFHKLKLTNNISDKHGFTLAFPSDHATWQGNYSFGTQTILNSMHKYQPRFHIVRANDILKLPYSTFRTYLFPETEFIAVTAYQNDKITQLKIDNNPFAKGFRDTGNGRREKRKQLTLQSMRVFEDRHKKENGTSDESSSEQAAFSCFAPSSSPAVSTVGTSNLKDLCPSEGESDTEADSKEEAGPEACDTAKITTTTSEEPGRDKGSPAAAKVHLFAAEPSGRPRDSGRPDKASPDSRHSPATISSSTRGPAPEEHRSPGAPKADEPRPPPAKEAFAPLSVHTDPTAAAHLAQGPLPGLGFTPGLAGQQFFNGHPLFLHPSQFAMGGAFSSMAAAGMGPLLATVTGASTGVSGLDSTAMASAAAAQGLSGPSAATLPFHLQQHVLASQGLAMSPFGSLFPYPYTYMAAAAAASSAAASSSVHRHPFLNLSSMRPRLRYSPYSIPMPLPDGSSLLTTALPSMATGPLDAKAATLATSPASVALDSGSELNSRSSTLSSSSLSLSPKLCPDKEAASSELQSIQRLVSGLEAKPDTARSGSP; this is translated from the exons ATGAGTCTCTCCATGAGAGATCCGGTCATTCCTGGGACGAGCATGGCCTACCATCCCTTCCTACCTCACCGGGCGCCGGACTTCGCCATGAGCGCCGTGCTGGGCCACCAGCCGCCCTTCTTCCCGGCCCTCACGCTGCCTCCCAACGGCGCCGCGGCTCTCTCCCTGCCGGGCGCCCTGGCCAAGCCCATCATGGACCAGCTGGTGGGGGCCGCGGACAGCGggatccccttctcttctctgggGCCACAGGCTCATCTGCGGCCTCTCAAGACCATGGAACCCGAGGAAGAAGTGGAGGACGACCCCAAAGTGCATCTCGAGGCCAAAGAACTCTGGGATCAGTTTCACAAAAGGGGCACAGAGATGGTCATTACCAAGTCTGGGAG GCGAATGTTCCCTCCATTTAAAGTAAGATGTTCTGGGCTGGATAAAAAAGCCAAGTATATTTTGTTGATGGACATTATAGCAGCGGATGACTGCCGATATAAATTCCACAATTCTCGGTGGATGGTGGCGGGTAAGGCCGACCCTGAAATGCCAAAGAGAATGTACATCCACCCGGACAGCCCAGCCACCGGGGAGCAGTGGATGTCAAAAGTTGTCACTTTCCACAAACTGAAACTCACCAACAATATTTCCGACAAACACGGATTT ACTTTGGCCTTCCCAAGTGATCACGCAACGTGGCAGGGGAATTATAGTTTTGGTACTCAG ACTATCTTGAACTCCATGCACAAGTACCAGCCTCGGTTCCACATCGTGCGGGCCAATGACATCTTGAAACTCCCTTATAGTACGTTTCGGACATACTTGTTTCCCGAAACCGAATTCATCGCTGTGACGGCATACCAGAATGATAAG ATCACGCAGTTGAAAATTGACAACAACCCTTTTGCCAAAGGTTTCCGGGACACTGGCAATGGCAGGAGAGAAAAAAG AAAGCAGCTCACCCTGCAGTCCATGAGGGTGTTTGAAGACAGGCACAAGAAGGAGAATGGTACCTCTGATGAGTCCTCCAGCGAACAGGCGGCTTTCAGCTGCTTTGCCCCGTCCTCATCCCCAGCCGTCTCCACCGTGGGCACCTCCAACCTCAAAG ATCTGTGTCCCAGCGAAGGGGAGAGCGACACGGAGGCTGACAGCAAAGAGGAGGCGGGCCCCGAAGCCTGCGACACTGCCAAGATCACCACCACCACGTCGGAGGAGCCGGGCCGCGACAAAGGCAGCCCCGCGGCGGCCAAGGTGCACCTGTTCGCGGCCGAGCCCAGCGGCCGGCCCCGGGACAGCGGCCGGCCGGACAAGGCGTCCCCGGACTCCCGCCACAGCCCGGCCACCATCTCGTCCAGCACCCGCGGGCCGGCCCCCGAGGAGCACAGGAGCCCCGGGGCGCCCAAGGCGGATGAGCCGCGCCCCCCGCCGGCCAAGGAGGCCTTTGCGCCGCTGTCAGTGCACACGGACCCCACAGCTGCAGCGcacctggcccagggccccctaCCCGGCCTGGGCTTCACCCCTGGCCTGGCCGGGCAGCAGTTCTTCAACGGCCACCCACTCTTCCTGCACCCCAGCCAGTTTGCCATGGGAGGAGCCTTCTCCAGCATGGCTGCTGCTGGCATGGGGCCCCTGCTGGCCACAGTGACTGGGGCGTCTACCGGTGTCTCGGGCCTGGACTCCACGGCCATGGCCTCGGCAGCAGCCGCCCAGGGACTGTCGGGGCCATCGGCGGCCACCCTGCCCTTCCACCTGCAGCAGCATGTCTTGGCCTCCCAG ggcctgGCCATGTCACCTTTTGGAAGCCTGTTCCCGTACCCCTACACTTACATGGCTGCCGCTGCGGCTGCCTCCTCGGCTGCGGCCTCCAGCTCGGTGCACCGCCACCCCTTCCTCAACCTGAGCTCCATGCGCCCAAGGCTTCGCTACAGCCCCTACTCCATCCCCATGCCCCTGCCCGACGGCAGCAGCTTGCTCACCACCGCCCTGCCCTCCATGGCCACGGGGCCCCTGGACGCCAAAGCCGCCACCCTGGCCACCAGCCCGGCCTCCGTGGCTCTGGACTCGGGCTCGGAACTCAACAGCCGCTCCTCCACGCTGTCCTCCAGCTCCCTGTCCTTGTCGCCCAAACTCTGCCCCGACAAGGAGGCGGCCAGCAGCGAACTACAGAGCATCCAGCGGCTAGTCAGTGGCCTGGAGGCCAAGCCGGACACGGCCCGCAGTGGCTCCCCCTAG